In one Anticarsia gemmatalis isolate Benzon Research Colony breed Stoneville strain chromosome 9, ilAntGemm2 primary, whole genome shotgun sequence genomic region, the following are encoded:
- the LOC142975540 gene encoding uncharacterized protein LOC142975540, producing the protein MRVLLVVGVLCLAAICTAEQADDMAVAASHHHEEGGGHEHHGHHHHDHGGHHHKGHKGHHHHHKGDHGHHGKHHHHDHHHEHGGGHKKHWDEHDHHGDHHEHGHHHKGEKHGHHEHHDKGEHVDGYHKKYHKDHFHKDHHFHDGHHDEGKHHKHGHHHGHHEDHGGHHKKGGHHHSGHHEGHHGHHGHHDKHHHDEGHHGHKGHHGHEGHHHHHHDHGKKGGHDDHKHWGFHHGKH; encoded by the coding sequence AGCAAGCCGACGACATGGCGGTAGCCGCTTCTCACCATCACGAAGAAGGCGGTGGTCACGAACACCATGGACATCACCATCACGACCACGGTGGCCACCACCATAAGGGTCATAAAGGACACCACCATCACCACAAGGGTGACCATGGCCATCATGGCAAGCACCATCATCATGACCACCATCATGAACACGGCGGCGGCCACAAGAAGCACTGGGATGAGCACGACCACCACGGTGACCACCATGAGCACGGACATCACCACAAGGGAGAGAAACACGGCCACCACGAACACCATGACAAAGGTGAACATGTCGACGGCTACCACAAGAAATACCACAAGGATCACTTCCACAAGGACCATCACTTCCACGACGGCCACCACGATGAGGGCAAGCACCACAAGCACGGACACCACCACGGACATCATGAAGACCACGGCGGCCACCACAAGAAGGGCGGTCACCATCACTCCGGACACCACGAAGGCCACCACGGTCACCACGGACACCACGACAAGCACCACCACGACGAGGGCCACCACGGACACAAGGGACACCACGGACACGAGGGACATCACCACCACCATCATGATCATGGCAAGAAGGGCGGCCACGACGACCACAAACACTGGGGCTTCCACCACGGCAAGCACTGA
- the LOC142975521 gene encoding uncharacterized protein LOC142975521 has protein sequence MRVLLVVGVLCLAAICTAEQADDMAVAASHHHGHGGGHEHHAHHHHDHGGHGHKGHKGHHHHHHGDHGHHGKHHHHDHHHEHGGGHKKHWDEHDHHGDHHEHGHHHKGEKHGHHEHHDKGEHIDGYHKKHHKDHFHKDHHFHDGHHHEGKHHKHDHHHKHHEDHGGHHKKGGHHHSGHHEGHHGHHGHHDKHHHDEGHHGHKGHHGHEGHHHHHHDHGKKGEHEDHKHWGFHHGKH, from the coding sequence ATGAGGGTGCTATTAGTAGTTGGTGTTTTGTGCCTCGCGGCGATATGTACCGCTGAGCAAGCCGACGACATGGCGGTAGCCGCTTCCCACCATCACGGTCATGGTGGCGGACATGAGCACCATGCTCATCACCATCATGACCACGGTGGCCATGGACACAAGGGACATAAAGGACACCATCATCATCACCACGGTGACCACGGCCATCATGGCAAGCACCATCATCACGACCACCATCATGAACACGGCGGCGGCCACAAGAAGCACTGGGATGAGCACGACCACCACGGCGACCACCATGAGCACGGACACCACCACAAGGGAGAGAAACACGGCCACCATGAACACCACGACAAAGGTGAACACATTGATGGATACCACAAGAAACATCATAAGGATCACTTCCACAAGGACCATCACTTCCATGACGGCCACCACCACGAAGGCAAGCACCACAAACATGATCACCACCACAAACATCATGAAGACCACGGCGGCCACCACAAGAAGGGCGGTCATCATCACTCCGGACATCACGAAGGCCACCACGGTCACCACGGACACCACGACAAGCACCACCACGACGAGGGCCACCACGGACACAAGGGACACCACGGACACGAGGGACATCACCACCACCACCATGATCACGGCAAGAAGGGCGAACATGAGGACCACAAACACTGGGGCTTCCACCACGGCAAGCACTGA
- the LOC142975576 gene encoding uncharacterized protein LOC142975576 produces MRVLLVVGVLCLAAICTAEQADDMAVAASHHHEKGGGHEHHGDHHHHHEGHGHKGHKGHHHHHHGDHGHHGKHHHHDHHHEHGGGHKKHWDEHDHHGDHHEHGHHHKGEKHGHHEHHDKGEHVDGYHKKYHKDHFHKDHHFHDGHHDEGKHHKHGHHHGHHEDHGGHHKKGGHHHSGHHEGHHGHHGHHDKHHHDEGHHGHKGHHGHEGHHHHHHDHGKKGEHGHHKDWGFHHGKH; encoded by the coding sequence ATGAGGGTGCTATTAGTGGTCGGTGTTTTGTGCCTCGCGGCGATATGTACCGCTGAGCAGGCCGACGACATGGCGGTAGCCGCTTCTCACCATCACGAGAAGGGTGGCGGCCACGAACACCATGGCGATCACCATCATCACCATGAAGGCCATGGACACAAGGGTCATAAAGgacaccatcatcatcatcacggTGACCACGGCCATCATGGCAAGCACCATCATCATGACCACCATCACGAACATGGCGGCGGCCACAAGAAGCACTGGGATGAGCACGACCACCACGGTGACCACCATGAGCACGGACACCACCACAAGGGAGAGAAACACGGCCACCACGAACACCACGACAAAGGTGAACATGTCGACGGCTACCACAAGAAATACCACAAGGATCACTTCCACAAGGACCATCACTTCCACGACGGCCACCACGATGAAGGCAAGCACCACAAGCACGGACACCACCACGGACATCACGAAGACCACGGCGGCCACCACAAGAAGGGCGGACACCACCACTCCGGACATCACGAAGGCCACCATGGTCACCACGGACACCATGACAAGCACCACCACGACGAGGGCCACCACGGACACAAGGGTCACCACGGACACGAGGGACATCACCACCACCACCATGATCACGGCAAGAAGGGCGAACATGGTCATCACAAAGACTGGGGCTTCCATCACGGCAAGCACTAA